The following proteins come from a genomic window of Daphnia carinata strain CSIRO-1 chromosome 6, CSIRO_AGI_Dcar_HiC_V3, whole genome shotgun sequence:
- the LOC130689987 gene encoding solute carrier family 35 member F3-like: MDEEAEQQLTAELANSTPGQQLDGTTTGSSPVNQQQRRSLASLLSIKRETRRPKTPSVVVTDETTHLSELTSIPAGRISLSFKNKNKGLAAASGDNASRGPTTAVNGGTLESIVALEAAETTAATTAPNDVTTSLTVPVDATGTATTGSTGSSPPTPATTPQSSFLRRCCHERVRKSIWGVVIMCSVSAAWVGATHLLKSTFRTVHHVAAVLVVQPTDDSDANHSTVTPTVAATSAITTPIYFDLYHHSFDDSGEHQQEPEKPLGEEYTYSASFFSTWTMTAWTSLFLPLYAICCLFSGRFGPRQLAAELRDSVLAFRDKGFTLGTFIGRCCLFCLLWVVTNWMYMYALSVLDATDVMALFATNVSFVYLLSWVVLHDQFVGLRIVAVILCNTGIALLAYMDGITRSPTLGGVVLAAAASAGSAVYKVSFKRIFGEATYGQVSFFFSLIGLLNIILLWPVVLLLHFTGLEAITWNRVPWIPLAIAGSLSLAANLLGNFGPALTYEVFIHLGLVLAIPVSAVLDVNLNGVVFEGMKLAGTIMIVNGFLLVLLPENWPDYLTRLLRWGRHLNHHPGLPTTAPVDLRTGYISRSHLRSPSGRVR; the protein is encoded by the exons ATGGATGAAGAGGCTGAACAACAGCTGACCGCCGAATTAGCTAACAGCACACCGGGACAACAGCTGGACGGTACGACGACGGGATCATCGCCCGTCAACCAGCAACAACGACGCTCGTTGGCTTCCCTTTTATCCATCAAACGTGAAACTAGGAGGCCCAAGACACCGTCAGTTGTCGTTACAGACGAAACGACTCACCtg TCGGAATTGACGTCCATTCCTGCCGGAAGAATCAGTCTCAGTTTCAAGAACAAGAATAAAGGGCTGGCTGCTGCCAGCGGTGATAATGCGAGTCGTGGTCCAACAACGGCTGTCAATGGAGGTACTCTCGAGAGCATCGTAGCTCTCGAGGCAGCAGAGACGACGGCAGCTACGACTGCCCCCAATGACGTCACTACGTCATTAACAGTACCAGTAGATG CAACAGGAACAGCTACGACGGGTTCGACCGGTTCTTCACCCCCAACGCCTGCCACTACACCTCAATCGTCATTCCTACGTCGCTGTTGTCACGAACGCGTGCGCAAA TCGATATGGGGTGTCGTGATTATGTGCAGCGTGTCGGCAGCTTGGGTGGGCGCTACCCATCTACTCAAATCCACTTTCCGCACCGTCCATCACGTGGCCGCAGTCTTGGTCGTCCAGCCCACGGACGACAGCGACGCCAACCATTCAACCGTAACGCCGACGGTAGCCGCCACCAGCGCCATCACTACCCCCATTTACTTCGACCTTTATCATCACAGTTTCGATGAT tctgGAGAACATCAACAAGAGCCAGAGAAACCGCTCGGCGAAGAGTACACGTACAGCGCGTCATTTTTCAGCACCTGGACCATGACGGCCTGGACGTCGCTCTTCTTGCCGCTCTACGCTATTTGTTGCCTGTTTAGCGGGCGATTCGGGCCGCGCCAATTGGCCGCCGAGCTCAGAGACTCCGTCCTGGCCTTCCGAGACAAAGGCTTCACATTAG gGACTTTTATCGGACGCTGCTGCCTCTTTTGTCTCCTCTGGGTCGTAACTAACTGGATGTACATGTACGCGCTGAGCGTGCTGGACGCGACGGATGTCATGGCCCTCTTCGCCACCAACGTCTCTTTCGTCTACCTCTTATCTTGGGTCGTCCTCCACGATCAGTTCGTCGGGTTACGA ATCGTGGCAGTTATCCTGTGCAACACGGGCATAGCCCTGCTAGCTTACATGGACGGTATAACGCGATCTCCTACCCTGGGCGGGGTCGTATTGGCAGCCGCCGCATCCGCCGGATCCGCAGTTTACAAA GTGTCGTTCAAGAGGATTTTCGGCGAAGCGACTTACGGCCAGGTGtcgttcttcttctcgttGATTGGCCTCCTCAACATCATCTTATTGTGGCCCgtcgttttgttgttgcacTTTACCGGGCTCGAGGCCATTACCTGGAATCGAGTGCCTTGGATCCCGCTGGCCATCGCTGGATCGCTCTCTCTCG CGGCTAACTTGCTGGGCAACTTTGGACCGGCTCTAACCTACGAGGTCTTTATTCATCTTGGTCTGGTATTGGCCATTCCCGTCTCTGCAG TGTTGGACGTCAACCTCAACGGAGTCGTGTTCGAAGGCATGAAACTGGCCGGCACCATCATGATTGTCAACGGATTCCTATTGGTCCTCTTGCCGGAGAACTGGCCCGATTACCTAACACGCCTGCTCAG ATGGGGCAGACACTTGAATCATCATCCAGGATTGCCGACAACGGCACCTGTCGATCTTAGGACGGGTTACATCAGTCGTTCTCACTTGCGGTCGCCATCGGGTAGAGTCAGATGA
- the LOC130689955 gene encoding uncharacterized protein LOC130689955 produces MSVDVSDESSITAEWLESILHLYYSTNGRDLLDGPKDDDDDGDVGRKDEPAQTVRVNQFHVRPGCEEGENLLSDLLAIDVTVCRNGSMPEEELHLMAKLLSQDPFCRHFILEAGFDVREIHFYTTLMPALTQFCGGESSTDPWPVPSCFYAKYRQGSDSVLVLANMKASGFLVTEFHLGLELDEAVAAVQSIARIHASVLAYRLRLGVDLGQAFPFLFRPEAAAESYQQLLERGLPQLATFLHTSAVDQPELHAVLAKLHKMRPRARETIANLLRPASPIATLTHTDFWCNNLLFRRKTTDGATAAAGHDQRDNSQAGPVECSILDWQMATYSRPTNDLALLLVTSVAGEVRRTRTGHILDAYWNRFCETTTSLGLDVEGQLNYGRIELETEFQQSLLLAVLLGIGSVDLAIGHQATEERLCEVLIDLSNEKVF; encoded by the coding sequence atgtcgGTTGACGTTTCGGACGAATCATCCATCACGGCAGAGTGGTTAGAGAGCATCCTCCATCTCTACTACAGCACCAACGGACGCGACTTGCTCGACGGACCCAaagatgacgacgatgatggAGATGTTGGCCGAAAAGACGAGCCGGCCCAAACCGTCAGAGTCAACCAATTTCACGTCCGGCCGGGATGCGAAGAAGGCGAGAACTTACTGAGCGATCTGCTGGCCATCGACGTCACCGTCTGCCGCAACGGATCCATGCCCGAAGAGGAACTGCATCTGATGGCCAAACTGTTGTCGCAGGATCCGTTTTGTCGCCATTTTATTCTAGAGGCCGGCTTCGACGTCAGGGAGATCCACTTCTACACGACGCTGATGCCGGCCCTGACTCAATTCTGCGGCGGCGAGTCCAGCACCGACCCTTGGCCCGTCCCGTCTTGTTTCTACGCCAAATATCGACAGGGCAGCGACTCGGTCCTCGTCCTGGCCAACATGAAAGCCTCCGGTTTTCTCGTGACGGAATTCCACCTCGGCCTGGAGCTGGACGAGGCCGTAGCGGCCGTTCAATCCATCGCGCGCATACACGCGTCCGTCTTAGCCTATCGATTGAGACTGGGGGTCGACCTAGGACAGGCTTTCCCCTTTCTCTTCCGTCCGGAAGCGGCGGCCGAATCGTACCAGCAATTGCTGGAACGCGGTCTGCCTCAGTTGGCGACTTTCCTGCACACCAGCGCCGTCGACCAGCCGGAACTTCACGCCGTGCTGGCCAAACTGCACAAGATGAGGCCGAGGGCCCGCGAAACGATCGCCAATCTACTGAGGCCGGCCAGCCCGATCGCCACGTTGACTCACACCGATTTCTGGTGCAACAATCTCCTGTTCCGTCGCAAAACGACAGACGGCGCCACGGCCGCTGCTGGCCACGACCAGAGAGACAATAGCCAAGCCGGGCCGGTCGAGTGCTCCATCCTCGACTGGCAGATGGCCACTTACAGCCGTCCGACAAACGATCTAGCTCTATTGCTCGTCACTTCAGTGGCCGGCGAAGTGCGCCGCACGCGAACCGGACACATCCTCGACGCTTATTGGAATCGATTCTGCGAGACGACCACCTCGCTCGGCTTGGACGTCGAGGGCCAACTCAATTACGGACGGATTGAGCTCGAAACGGAATTCCAGCAATCGCTTTTGCTGGCCGTCCTGCTGGGTATCGGCTCCGTCGACTTGGCCATCGGGCACCAAGCGACCGAAGAGCGACTCTGCGAGGTTCTCATCGACCTCAGCAACGAGAAAGTCTTTTAA